The genomic region AACAGGACTCTGGCGACCCGAAGGCCACCGACTTGAACGTGTTCAGTCATTGCTTGCCTCACTCTGCTCAGCTATTCAGCTCTTCTGTTTAAAGCCTTGCGTGCTTCTCTGAACACAGTACCAGAACATGCCCTTGCAGGCGGCTGGGCGAACCCCGGCGAGCAGCGCCGACGGGGCTTTCCGTGATCTCACAGGCACTTCGGCGGACATCCGTGCAACCTCTTGTAGTCCGCGCTGGCGAATACTACATGATGGATTGCGGTTGTGAAAATCAGACCAAATACGTCGTTCTGCGACCAGGCGGTTCTGTCTGGTCACGCATGAGTCATTGATGTTCTCAAGAAATGTACGGGTTGTTCCAGATAAATCTGAAAATTGTACACGATCATGGTTTGACGTAGGAAAGCACCGCCTACCTTGATTACAAGGATGTGTTGGGAGTACATCAGAAGTTTACGTTAGACGAGGTATTCGGCTTCAAGTCGTGTCGAGCCCACAGGCATGACCTCTTGCCTATACTGGATCGATCCATAACAAGAGGGCTATCCCGTGGACCATCTCGTTCTGACTGTATTCGCACCCGACAAGGCCGGCCAGGTCGAGCGGATTGCCCTGTGTGTCGCCGAGCATGGCGGTAACTGGTTGGAAAGCCGGATGGCGGGCCTGGCCGGGCAGTTTGTCGGTATTGTCCGGATCGAGGCGCCGGTCCAGGCCCATGATGCGCTGATCAAGGCGCTGCAGGCGCTCGCCAGCCAGGGCATTCAGATCCAGGTTATTCCCGGTGGCGGCGAAACACCCGGTCACTGGAAACCCATCGCGATGGAACTGGTGGGCAATGATCGCCCGGGCATTGTCCGGGACATTACCCGCTTGCTGACCGAGCAGGGCATCAATCTGGAGCAACTGGTGACCGATGTGAACGCCGCGCCCATGAGCGGCGACCCGCTGTTCCACGCCGAGGCAATGCTGGCGGTGCCGCTGGACCTGCCGTTGGAAACCTTGCAGTCGCGCCTCGAAACCCTGGCGGACGAGTTGATGGTGGAATTGCAGTTACACGGCGACGAAGCGTGAGGCGGGTTATCCAGTTTTAACGGGGACGGGCCTGTGGATAACCTGGGGAGACCC from Pseudomonas asplenii harbors:
- a CDS encoding glycine cleavage system protein R yields the protein MDHLVLTVFAPDKAGQVERIALCVAEHGGNWLESRMAGLAGQFVGIVRIEAPVQAHDALIKALQALASQGIQIQVIPGGGETPGHWKPIAMELVGNDRPGIVRDITRLLTEQGINLEQLVTDVNAAPMSGDPLFHAEAMLAVPLDLPLETLQSRLETLADELMVELQLHGDEA